From Anticarsia gemmatalis isolate Benzon Research Colony breed Stoneville strain chromosome 27, ilAntGemm2 primary, whole genome shotgun sequence, one genomic window encodes:
- the LOC142984451 gene encoding androgen-dependent TFPI-regulating protein-like, which translates to MSSAIYFRIFGQAVILSLHGLNSLYMGVAMENKELLKDPQINTMVSMQSMYITVWNIGFQLSYFFLAFVCDLLTVTGRDHLIPKSIKNFRQLYFGSTIWTVGLFIFTLFWPIFIVNRELLFPAFIDKIFPFGSNMVMHFCILPAVVWELVFLPRGVPKSHVRNVVLISVLYVFYNSIVIFNYSRRGIWPYPIMALLYGTVFFPLFLLAAYCLVLWSYFMQWRLTAVVWGNDKLIAKSK; encoded by the exons ATGTCGTCAGCAATATACTTTCGTATATTCGGCCAGGCTGTGATTCTATCGCTACATGGCTTGAACAGCTTATACATGGGCGTTGCTATGGAGAACAAGGAACTGCTGAAAGACCCTCAGATCAACACCATGGTCTCTATGCAGTCCATGTACATTACTGTATGGAATATT gGCTTCCAGCTCTCCTACTTTTTCTTAGCGTTCGTCTGCGACCTCCTCACAGTCACGGGAAGAGATCATCTTATACCTAAAAGCATCAAAAACTTCAGACAGCTGTACTTCGGTTCTACAATATGGACTGTCGGTTTG ttCATATTCACGCTATTCTGGCCTATATTCATCGTGAACCGGGAGCTGCTCTTCCCTGCATTCATCGACAAGATATTCCCTTTCGGCTCCAATATGGTGATGCACTTCTGCATCCTGCCTGCAGTCGTGTGGGAGCTGGTCTTCCTTCCACGAGGAGTTCCGAAGTCACACGTCAGAAATGTCGTCCTGATCAGTGTGCTATATGTCTTTTATAATTCTAT CGTCATCTTCAACTACTCCCGCCGTGGTATCTGGCCGTACCCCATCATGGCTCTTCTGTACGGCACAGTCTTCTTCCCCCTGTTTCTTCTGGCAGCCTACTGCCTCGTTCTGTGGAGCTACTTCATGCAGTGGAGACTGACTGCAGTGGTGTGGGGGAACGACAAACTAATTGCTAAGAGTAAATGA